The Mustela lutreola isolate mMusLut2 chromosome 3, mMusLut2.pri, whole genome shotgun sequence genome includes a region encoding these proteins:
- the TIGD5 gene encoding tigger transposable element-derived protein 5: protein MYPAGPPAAPALRRGRHPPPGRPAQPPRLPAPTPAPAARPAPPAPGPRPRVAVKMAFRKAYSIKDKLQAIERVKGGERQASVCRDFGVPGGTLRGWLKDEPKLRWFLEQLGGEVGTQRKKMRLANEEEIDRAVYSWFLALRQHGVPLSGPLIQAQAEAFARQIYGPECTFKASHGWFWRWQKRHGISSQRIYGEAEPLAAGPAAGPPVKQEPAQPPGSGAGPLPDRAPAPPPPAEGGYGDEQIYNANVTGLYWKLLPEQAAPLSAGDPGAGGCGRRWRGDRVTVLLAANLTGSHKLKPLVIGQLPDPPSLRHHNQDKFPASYRYSPDAWLSRPLLRGWFFEEFVPGVRRYLRRSCLQQKAVLLVAHPPCPSPAARMPALEDSEDTLRRCRPEPLSPPEELQTPDGAVRVLFLSKGNSRAHIPAPLEQGVVAAFKQLYKRELLRLAVSCAGGSPLDFMRSFMLKDMLYLAGLSWDLVQAGSIERCWLLGLRAAFEPRPAEECAGQPACQAEEAAEHSRVLSDLTHLAALAYKRLAPEEVAKWLHLDDDGGLPDSCREDAGPGRPPVLVPAAPPTLASLPSVMGGGEEEEEAAVPTAGEAVRGLETALRWLENQDPQEVGPPKLVQLRSLISMARRLGGIGPSPAVPEDGV from the coding sequence ATGTACCCCGCGGGCCCCCCGGCCGCCCCGGCTCTGCGCCGCGGCCGCCACCCCCCGCCCGGGCGCCCCGCGCAGCCGCCGCGGCTCCCCGCGCCCACCCCGGCCCCAGCCGCGCGCCCGGCGCCCCCGGCGCCCGGGCCGCGGCCCCGCGTGGCCGTGAAGATGGCCTTCCGCAAGGCCTACTCCATCAAGGACAAGCTGCAGGCCATCGAGCGCGTCAAGGGCGGCGAGCGGCAGGCCAGCGTGTGCCGCGACTTCGGGGTGCCGGGCGGCACGCTGCGCGGCTGGCTTAAGGACGAGCCGAAGCTGCGCTGGTTCCTGGAGCAGCTGGGCGGCGAGGTGGGCACGCAGCGCAAGAAGATGCGGCTGGCCAACGAGGAGGAGATCGACCGCGCCGTCTACTCGTGGTTCCTGGCGCTGCGCCAGCACGGCGTGCCGCTGTCGGGGCCGCTCATCCAGGCGCAGGCCGAGGCCTTCGCGCGCCAGATCTACGGGCCCGAGTGCACCTTCAAGGCCAGCCACGGCTGGTTCTGGCGCTGGCAGAAGCGCCACGGCATCTCCAGCCAGCGCATCTACGGCGAGGCCGAGCCCCTGGCCGCGGGCCCCGCGGCCGGCCCGCCCGTCAAGCAGGAGCCCGCGCAGCCCCCCGGCTCGGGCGCCGGCCCCCTGCCCGACCGGGCCCcagccccgccgccccccgcggAGGGCGGCTACGGCGACGAGCAGATCTACAACGCGAACGTCACTGGCCTCTACTGGAAGCTGCTTCCGGAGCAGGCCGCGCCCCTGAGCGCGGGGGACCCCGGCGCGGGGGGCTGCGGCCGGCGCTGGCGGGGTGACCGGGTGACCGTGCTTCTGGCCGCCAACCTGACCGGCAGCCACAAGCTGAAGCCCCTGGTCATCGGTCAGCTGCCAGATCCGCCTAGCCTGCGCCACCACAACCAGGACAAGTTCCCCGCCTCCTACCGCTACAGCCCGGACGCCTGGCTCAGCCGTCCACTGCTGCGGGGCTGGTTCTTCGAGGAGTTCGTCCCCGGCGTGAGGCGGTACCTGCGCCGCAGCTGCCTGCAGCAGAAGGCTGTGCTGCTGGTGGCCCAcccgccctgccccagcccagcaGCCAGGATGCCCGCCCTGGAGGACAGCGAGGACACCCTCCGGCGGTGTCGGCCTGAGCCCCTCAGTCCCCCAGAAGAGCTCCAGACCCCGGACGGGGCTGTGCGCGTGCTCTTCCTGTCCAAGGGCAACAGCCGGGCGCACATCCCGGCACCACTGGAGCAGGGTGTTGTGGCCGCTTTCAAGCAGCTGTACAAGCGGGAGCTGCTGAGGCTGGCCGTGTCCTGTGCAGGGGGCTCACCGCTGGACTTCATGCGCAGCTTCATGCTCAAGGACATGCTCTACCTGGCCGGCCTTTCCTGGGACCTGGTGCAGGCAGGCAGCATTGAGCGGTGCTGGCTGCTGGGCTTACGGGCGGCCTTCGAGCCCCGGCCCGCCGAGGAGTGTGCTGGGCAGCCCGCCTGCCAGGCCGAGGAGGCCGCGGAGCACAGCCGGGTGCTCAGCGACCTCACGCACCTGGCAGCCCTGGCCTACAAGCGTCTGGCGCCGGAGGAGGTGGCCAAGTGGCTGCACCTGGACGATGACGGGGGGCTGCCCGACAGCTGCAGAGAGGACGCAGGCCCTGGTCGGCCCCCTGTGCTggtccctgctgcccctcccaccctggcCAGCCTACCCTCtgtcatggggggtggggaggaggaggaggaggctgccgTGCCCACAGCTGGGGAGGCTGTCCGGGGTCTGGAGACAGCTCTGCGGTGGCTGGAGAATCAGGACCCCCAGGAGGTGGGGCCCCCCAAGCTGGTGCAGCTGCGCTCCCTGATCAGCATGGCCCGGAGGCTGGGGGGCATCGGTCCCTCTCCTGCAGTCCCCGAGGACGGGGTGTGA